ATATCCCCGGGGAAAGGGGAGCTCGGCCCGGCTAGGATATTGTAGAGCGGGGCTCGGTTGGCGCCATTCACGTCGAGTTTTTCAAAAAGGGGAAATGTCACTCCGTAGTTTTTCTCGCAGAAGGACTGGATTTCGGTGGCTGTACCGGGTTCTTGCCCCGCAAATTGATTACAAGGGAATCCTAGGATGACAAATCCTTTATCCTTGTTATTCTGGTAGAGGGTTTCCAAACCTTTATATTGTGGGGTCAGTCCGCATTTGCTGGCGACATTCACGATTAAAAGGACTTTACCTTTGTACTCAGAGAGTTTGACGGGTTTACCG
This portion of the Verrucomicrobiota bacterium genome encodes:
- a CDS encoding glutathione peroxidase, whose protein sequence is MSTTLSQAESIYDLTVASLDGKPVKLSEYKGKVLLIVNVASKCGLTPQYKGLETLYQNNKDKGFVILGFPCNQFAGQEPGTATEIQSFCEKNYGVTFPLFEKLDVNGANRAPLYNILAGPSSPFPGDIKWNFGKFLIGTDGTIIARFEPTVTPDSPEITAAIDKALAGK